In the genome of Candida dubliniensis CD36 chromosome 3, complete sequence, the window tattattatttgcgTCTTGCAGATACAGTTGCATGTAATAGAAGACTCAGATTTAAGTCGTgccttttttattgtactagtttatttattgttgttattgtcgTTGTGACAATACGTTATATAACGGCAAATTCTAAAAATGAGATAACATAGACAATGAAATTACATTCATGGCTCATGTTgcaaaaatgaaaaatgaaaataaatcatgTCATtcacaaaataaaaaaaaagcactCACTATCGATGTTTTAACAATAGCTATCAATAGTAATGTCTTAGAAACAATAGTTACTATCtttccaattgatttaccACGGATggtttatctttttttttttttttttgagcaTAGCCCGAACACCCTCCActagaaaaagaaaaaagaaaaaaaagaaaagaaaagaaaaaaaaaacccaagAACAAATTTCATATAGCTTTGCCCACTTTTAAATTGCTGTCTTGCACAATTCAACATACGAACTTGACTGATCAGAACGCAAAAAAAGGGGAGATGGAGCAGACACAATATTGGGGGTGTTTCTTTGAAATTTGCTCAATTCCTATTTGTGACCAGTTAATACCATAGAAATCGTCTTGCAAACAAGTGACAGCGTGATTTAGACATGGCGCATCTTTGATTCCTTAAAAAAGGCTTTGTGTTgcaaaaatacaaaaaaaggTTTGCCGTACAGATAATGGAAAACTTCAATAGAGAACCCACCTTGATTATGTAATCGAGAAATACATTAGATTGTATAAAAGACAAATCTAAACTACATTTGTTTGCTACTAATATTTATGCATAGACTAAAAGTAATTGGTTTTAAGTTTCTCAAGTTTTGGCTGAGTCCTTTGCCAACAAGAGCCAATTGCAATTTCCAGATTCAATGCTATTATACTCACTTGAACAAAAAGTACCATTGATTTCACAGCTTATTGAGGGAGAGCCAATCATTGTAACACTACTATGATGTCTAGAAGTATTGGCAAACAATCAGGACGTGAAGCCGTTGACAAGTTCAAAAATCTGGCTACTTCTTTTATTGGTCTCAGTTGTATCGAATGATTAACCCACAACTATTGTGTAATCAGAGAGAACCATCAATGTTTACTGGCCTAGAACTGAGTTGCAACAATAGCCATCAGGAGTATTAGACATTATCGTCTGACGTTTAACTTCTCAGAATCACCTCACCCAAGAATTCAATTACCTATTCcgttaaatcaatttgacTGAGTTTTGTGATCAGTTTAGTATTTGCAAATCCCATTCTTTCAACATGGCTACTTTTAACTTTTTAATAAGTCACAAAAAGagataaaaaatttggtaGACTCTGATTTACAGAAAGGAtagtaacaataataatcacaATAAATGGTTGATCTAAATTGTTCggaagcaaaaaaaaaaaaaaagtagaaatataaataattcaaacaCCTAAATTTATACTGTAAATGAATGCTGATGAATGTAAATAAACctaaaacaataaactaaactaaactaaaaactaaaaagaagaagaaaaaaaaaaaaagacataggcaaaaatccaaaaaaaaaaaagcaaagtAGAAACAAAAACCCTCCCATTAAataaactgaaaaaaaaaaaaatgtaggGAGattatacatatatatatatatacacatTGCATTCAGCATCTACTTTAATCAAGAAAGAGGAagtccaaaaaaaaaaaaaaaagattcaTTAATCACCAAAACAGtcccatttttttttttttctcttcctccatttttcaataattctaCTTGTTTATTCGAATTTCTTCTACTATCAGTTACTCATATCTTTACTTCACTTCTAATAGTACTTAGAGTACTTAGATGTTTATCTCACATATGTCAGCACCTCCAAGTATACCAACAATAACCACTCCAGGTGCATCTTCTACTAATACACGCAGAGTCGCAAGACGAGCCTGTTTGTCGTGTCGGGAAAAGAAGATCAAATGCAACGGAGAACCCATGACTACTATAACTGCAGCTGACGGCACCAACAAAGTCATACCTGAGAAAACCAGAACATGTTCCAATTGTCGGTTTTTAGATATACCATGTGTGTTTGTCCAAAGCAATCGTGGTgggaaaaggaaaaaacGTTCTACAGAACACCAACTATCTGATTCCgaaaccaccaccaccaccaccgcTGGTACACATTCAAATCAgttaaataaacaacagcagcaatTACCTCCtataaaaaaaaccaaatcaacaCCTTTAATTCATAATCTTGAAAGAGGAGTGGTGATACCTCCTattaataaacaacaagagaAGAATCAAAATGGACACCATGAGGAAGAATTGGCATCTACTGAAAGAGTGAGCTCATATATATTAGACGGAAATAACAGGACAAAATTAGCATCACCTGTCTTAACGCATAGCACATTTGACACACAGAAGGAGGAAAGCCATCGATTCAATACTAACTTACGTCGATCTTCTGGTACAATAACAGGTTTTCTGCTACCACCACCTCAAGAATTATTGGGAAGAAGACTGGTCAGTTATTCCCCAGGACCTTCTTCAATCAAGAACCAATTGCCCCATTTAACGCCATCATCAACCGCAACATCTAGTGTAcaatcaccaccaccaccaccaccgcTACCCCGTGGTATGggaattcaatttcatgaAGGGAATCAACAACCAGGCATATTTCCACCACCTCCTCATCACTTGCATCACCAGTATTATGGCTACCCTCCACCGCCTCCACCACCCCCTTTgcatcatcaccatcatcacCCACCTCCTCACCATCCAGGATTTGGGCtcccaccaccaccaccgccGCCTCATTTTAATCAGTCACCACCCTCAGCTTCTCCATCAAGTGAATACAAGCATCGACATCCAAAGCATTTTGATAAAGGACATCGACATCACCCACACCCACACCCACATCCTCtgcatcatcatcatcatcaccatcaccaccatcCCCGTCATTTTCAACAGACCAATGGACAGAATGACGTAAAGTCAAAACATACTGAAGAGAACAGTCAAAACTCAAGAACGTCACTGCCACAATGGCTTGATAATACATCAATCTCATCACTGGATTCATCTAGATCAGTTTCATCTCCCCAAAGTCAACATAATGACAAATCGCAATATTCTAGTAACAAGTCCTCCACCCAGATGAGCAGTTCCACTAATTCTGTAACACAAACACTTGATAAACTTCCAAAAATGGTTTCAAcacaacaaaacaacaacactacttcatcttcaaagATATCGCAAAACAGTCCTTTTACCGAATCGGAATTGGCAAAATATGACTTACCACCATGGGAGGTTCTTAATAAAGCAATTAATTactattatatatataatcaaCCTAGCCATCAAATATTTCCTGCAAAGACAATATTACTTGAAAATTTGGCATTAAATACTGACAGCTCAATTATCCATGCTATTATTGCTACTACATGTTTGataatttccaaatatGATCCGGCCAATGATATTGTTGCTGATGAATTGTACTGGATCAATAAAATGCATAAATTTTGggataatttaaatgatttaggTATATTATGTTGTTACAAACTTTTAGTCAAATGTACTTCCATTCgattcaatatcaaaaagaTGAATGATATAAATATCAAACTTTGGGAAATgatcaacaataatcaatatgtggatattttcaaacagaaacgatttgattttcaagAGTCGAGAATTATTCCAACATTTGGTACCAAACGTCAAAATTATGAACGAGAATTGACATTAAAAATCATATGGAGtttttatattaataatattattttattacgATTTAACCAAGGAAGACCATATTacaaattatcatcaattatgaatggatttaaatttgattatgatCGTGATCAATAttccaataatattttattgcCCATGAGCGATATTGATTATCTTTCGTTAAAATCAGCTGGTAATAGAACTAATTGGAATCAATTATATGAACAAACTTATATACCAACTGATGCCACCAGTTTGATTTTGAGTCTGAAAAGTTTTGAAAAGTCTTTATCGAAATTGTCTAATAAAGACATTActattaaaaatttgattagtAAAGATGAATTTCATATTGATTTAAgcaacaaattaaaaacaaGGTATTATGAAATTCTTCCagatgaaaaattggtgGTTATAAACATCAGTTATTGgttttcaaatataattttaCGATTATCagaattgattcaatacaattatattttatgtGATATAATGGTTTTTAAAATGTGCAAATATGACATGAAAAGCGATTTAAGTCGTAACAGCCATGATGATCAAGATGACAGTAAAGTCATTGGCAGTACTCAAGGAGATAGTTCAACTACAGGTGAAAAATTACAGGGTGTTAATGGAAACACTTTTCGACGTAATGAACATTATAAGAGTGCTTTACAACATCTTTTGATCAGTGACGAGACTCAACTGATTGAAGGTTTAActtcaaaattgaaaaacttgaataaaaaagatTGGACAATCCTAATTGAAATGATCAAATCAACTAATGATTATGTGGACTTAATCAAGCTAATACCACTGTCAGAATATACAGACTATTCTATTATCATTGGACCAACAACGtttgatgataattataataacgAAAATGAAACAACGAAAAGATTCAGGAAcacaatcaacaattgttcTGAATGGTGGaacaaacaagaattgaaatccTCTGTACAACAATCATGGGCTAAATTgcctatatatatattatcatttacTTCAGGGGTATTGTCAATTATTTACAGCTTAGCAGTTTTGACCAAGTACCTTAGATTCAAAAAGTGCTCTGGATCAGGGgatttgattgttgaatttgttgagacaaatgaaaataaaaccaTTGAAGGTTGcaatattaataatccACAACATCAGAAACATATGGTAGATGTGTGTGAGATTTTCACTGAGTCTCATATCTTGAGtcaattatttgttttatgtGAATAtgttaaattcaaattaagTTATAGTGACGAGGATCTAACTGCTTTTAGTATCCAAagattaaacaatttaaatcaacatctcgatgaaattttacaacaaaattttccaaaatgaaattagaataggaaaaaaaagaaaatacaGTTTAAAAGTTATGAGTTTTGCAAACTTGGATTCATGCACTTTCATGTATAGAACTATTATTAGAATGACATAGTatgtattattatcagGACCTAATGTACGACATTATTAGTACTCCTCCCATTGAATTTTCAACTATTATACATGGTATTGCTTTGAagtatttttgttttataaacaaatatttaCAACCAAGAGGACAGAGTGTGGTACCGTACCTGGTGGAGAGCGAATCAAGGGTCCAAGAAAAACTCGggccaaaaaaataaagtttGCGCTTTGAGGGTTTGAGTCGGACACGAAATGATACACCAGAAAAAATAAGCCAGAGAGAGCGAGaacaaccaacaacacACAACAACCCCCCACGTTTTTCCACAAAGATAATATTCGATCGAtatcacaacaacaaccaccacaaccaaCTTCACTAAGTTTTTTTCGACTCTCTTTCTTTATATTAGAGAAACTCATCTATTCTACTTAGCAAACACCCTTTCTTAAATAGATTATTACACTTGTTTATATTACTCAATATCATGATAAATGTATTCAAACCAATTGTGCATCGTGATCTAGTGCCAACTGCCtattataataatgaaatccTACAATACAATGGTGTTTCTCCCACAGACACACCTATACTACCATTCAACCAAACCATAGAAGATTTAAATAGAGATGTTTATGCCAAACCTTTACATTCTCATAATGATTATTGGAGAAAGTATCCGTTATTTTCAGCATTGAGTGCAGGTGCAATTAGTGTTGAAAGTGATATTTGGTATTTCCCACAAACTTATAAATTGACAAGAACGATAACTCCATCtacaaacaataacaatcaTCAAGGAAACAAGTATGATAGTTCAATCAATGAAAcattaattttcaaaaatgatGAGATTTATGTTGGCCATAGTCAAGAATTTTTGAAACCGATAAAtacattatttaatttatatttgaatcCATTATTCCAATTTTTACAATTTGTCAATCCAATATatgaaatcattgataataatatcaaccCTGAAAATTCTCAACTGGaacaaaatttatttacaCAATCTCAACTGGAAAAGAATAGTgttttttataataatcCAGGACAACCACTTTATTTATGGTTTGATTTCAAGACCGATGCCAATGCAACTTATGATGTATTAAAACCATTATTGAAACCATTTATAGATAATGGGTATTTGGCCTATTATAATACAAGCGACGACAAGTATTATTCTGGTCCATTAATCTTAACAATCACCGGTAACTTGCCTATAGAAAAAGTAactaatgaaaaaataagaTATTTGTTCTTAGATGGCCCATTAGATAAGTttacaattgataataacaatacaaatatagatgaattgaaaaaatggTCAAAATTATCTCGTGTGGCAAGTGGTTCTTTAGAGAAAATTTTGGGGTCAGAGTCATATTCAACCAGTACCAAAACTAATTTTAATGAACAACAGAAATcacaattgaaacaagTACTTGATTTGGCACATGAATATGGattaaaaacaagaatttggGGTGACATAACTTGGCCTTGGAACGTTTTAGATCTGCATTTGAAATCTTTGTTTGAATTAGGTTCCGATTTGTTAAACGTTGACGATTTGGAAAGGGCACTGGAGTTGTTTTcacaataaaacaaaaaagcGTGTTGATCTATCTATCTGTCTAAACGTctataaaaaataaataaaaggGCAAACTACCAATACATACAATTTTAGAAATTCagttttaataattcataaGTGTAGAAAATGAGGGCATTAGCTGGTATACAACGAACCATAGTTATCCCCAACCCATTATACAAATTCAAGAGACCTCCTGGTTtagaaattattgatcTTGTAGTTTGCCAGAATCCGATTTGTTTTACCACACTGGTTGAGTTCCTATGTTTGTTTAATAGATCATGGGTTTGGatgtttgatttaataGTATCTACTGGGaacattgaaaaattaaatgtCACGCCAGCCATGGCACCAGCAATTAACAATTGCACATCCTTATTACTAACCCAAGGATCTTTGGCCTgtttataataatcattGATATATTCATAAGTACCAAACCAAATGGCGGTACCAATGACTTCCCTAACAATGGTTGAATTCAAACCTTTCCATAATCCAATTATGCCTCTATCTCGTActgttgatttaataattgtgCGGTATGTATGATGCGATTTATCCTGACTTAGGTTTGATACTTGTAAT includes:
- a CDS encoding fungal zinc cluster transcription factor, putative (Similar to Candida albicans ZCF31), which encodes MFISHMSAPPSIPTITTPGASSTNTRRVARRACLSCREKKIKCNGEPMTTITAADGTNKVIPEKTRTCSNCRFLDIPCVFVQSNRGGKRKKRSTEHQLSDSETTTTTTAGTHSNQLNKQQQQLPPIKKTKSTPLIHNLERGVVIPPINKQQEKNQNGHHEEELASTERVSSYILDGNNRTKLASPVLTHSTFDTQKEESHRFNTNLRRSSGTITGFSLPPPQELLGRRSVSYSPGPSSIKNQLPHLTPSSTATSSVQSPPPPPPLPRGMGIQFHEGNQQPGIFPPPPHHLHHQYYGYPPPPPPPPLHHHHHHPPPHHPGFGLPPPPPPPHFNQSPPSASPSSEYKHRHPKHFDKGHRHHPHPHPHPSHHHHHHHHHHPRHFQQTNGQNDVKSKHTEENSQNSRTSSPQWLDNTSISSSDSSRSVSSPQSQHNDKSQYSSNKSSTQMSSSTNSVTQTLDKLPKMVSTQQNNNTTSSSKISQNSPFTESELAKYDLPPWEVLNKAINYYYIYNQPSHQIFPAKTILLENLALNTDSSIIHAIIATTCLIISKYDPANDIVADELYWINKMHKFWDNLNDLGILCCYKLLVKCTSIRFNIKKMNDINIKLWEMINNNQYVDIFKQKRFDFQESRIIPTFGTKRQNYERELTLKIIWSFYINNIILLRFNQGRPYYKLSSIMNGFKFDYDRDQYSNNILLPMSDIDYLSLKSAGNRTNWNQLYEQTYIPTDATSLILSSKSFEKSLSKLSNKDITIKNLISKDEFHIDLSNKLKTRYYEILPDEKLVVINISYWFSNIILRLSELIQYNYILCDIMVFKMCKYDMKSDLSRNSHDDQDDSKVIGSTQGDSSTTGEKLQGVNGNTFRRNEHYKSALQHLLISDETQSIEGLTSKLKNLNKKDWTILIEMIKSTNDYVDLIKLIPSSEYTDYSIIIGPTTFDDNYNNENETTKRFRNTINNCSEWWNKQELKSSVQQSWAKLPIYILSFTSGVLSIIYSLAVLTKYLRFKKCSGSGDLIVEFVETNENKTIEGCNINNPQHQKHMVDVCEIFTESHILSQLFVLCEYVKFKLSYSDEDLTAFSIQRLNNLNQHLDEILQQNFPK
- a CDS encoding mitochondrial ornithine carrier protein, putative (Similar to S. cerevisiae ORT1;~In S. cerevisiae: ornithine transporter of the mitochondrial inner membrane, exports ornithine from mitochondria as part of arginine biosynthesis; human ortholog is associated with hyperammonaemia-hyperornithinaemia-homocitrullinuria (HHH) syndrome), whose product is MDQEISLPNAPDHETLHPLKEITFGAISGMVGKVVEFPLDTIKVRLQSASGNGNNSSITTLQMIKSTYHNEGIFNGFYKGLKAPMIGACLENAILFSSYNFGSTVIANHLNKSNDKRRYTTETLPFMGKIIAGGFAGFMASFVLTPVELVKCQLQVSNLSQDKSHHTYRTIIKSTVRDRGIIGLWKGLNSTIVREVIGTAIWFGTYEYINDYYKQAKDPWVSNKDVQLLIAGAMAGVTFNFSMFPVDTIKSNIQTHDLLNKHRNSTSVVKQIGFWQTTRSIISKPGGLLNLYNGLGITMVRCIPANALIFYTYELLKSNF